The genome window TTCAAAGTTCAGGGAGAAATAACCAAAGTTCATAATAGCTTCTTTTATATTTTGAATTCCTGGAGGCCCATAAATATCCAGTGGTTCCGTCCTACCTCTAAATCCCATTGATTGAATAATTCCTGGAAGCCCTAAGATATGATCGCCGTGTAAATGGCTGATAAATATTTTTTTTATTTTCATAGGACTTAATTTGAGATGGGCCATTTGGCGCTGTGTTCCCTCACCACAGTCAAATAATAAAATTTCACCAAATGCTTTTAAGGCTATAGAAGCATGATTTCGATGTTTAGTTGGTATTGCTGATGATGTGCCCAAAAAGATGAGTTCCATTTGTATCACTGATTATTAAAATTATTTAATTAATTGATTTGAATCTTATTTTACTATCTGTTTTTTTAAAAACATAAATTTTCCAAAACATAAAAATATTAGATTTAATAAAATTATTATGTATATTGTAATGATTTTTAATGAAAATATTAAACTTATATTTAGTAAATTAATATATCTAGTATTATAATCGTTTTGTAATTGATTTATAGTATTTATAAATAATTCTTTTATAATAAATTTTATTTATCTTATTTGTTCATTATTATTAATATAATTCCAGGTGATGCATATGAAGAATGCCTTAAGGCATATAATAAAAGAAGATATTGGTTTTGAAGATATTACCACTAATGCTCTTATTAGTCCGGAACTTGATGCTCGTGCTGAAATTGTTTCTCGAGTGGGGGGAATAATTGCTGGGGTTGATGTTGCTGAAACCATTTTTAATGAATTCGGGTTAAAATATTCCACCTACAAGTCTGATGGTAATTTAATACATTCTGGTGATGTAATAATGTTAATTGAAGGAAATGCTCGTGTTCTTTTGAGTGTAGAGCGCACGGTACTAAATTTAATGATGAGGATGAGTGGAATTGCCACTTTAACTGCAAAAATGGTTGCAAGAGCAACGGCAGTTAATAAAAATATTATTATTGCTGGAACTAGAAAAACAACTCCGGGTATTCAGTTTTTTGAGAAATCTGCCGTTAAATTTGGTGGGGGCGATCCACACCGTTTTAGATTGGATGATTGTGCCATGATAAAGGACAATCACCGGGCTATGGTAGGAGATATTACTCAGGCCATTAAAATAGTTCGAAAAAATGTTAGTTTTACTAAAAAAATTGAAGTTGAAGTTGAAACCCTGGAAGATGCGATACTAGCTTCTAAGGCTGGCGCAGATATTATCATGCTGGATAATATGAAAACTCAAGAAATTGAAATTATCCTAGATGAATTGAATAAACTGGAGCTGCGTGAAAATGTAATCATAGAAGCTTCTGGTGGGATAAACCCAGATAACATATCTCAATACGCAAGTACGGGGGTAGATGTAATTTCAATGGGTTTTATTACTCATTCAGCACCTTCTATTGATTTAAGTTTGGAAATCACATATAATGATTTATGATATGACTATGATGAACTAATGGCTTCAATAATTAATTTTATTAGTGTTCAAATTATTACTTTATATAATTTTTTAGAAAATTTTTTCTTAGAAAATAATGTAAAATGATTTTGTTTCATTCATTATAATGCTTTTTCACACAATCTTTTAATAGATATGGGATGGGAGTATTAAAAAAATTCAAGCTAACTTGTTAAATTTGGAATACATTTATATAGTTTGGGATTTATATTTAATATTGATACTTATAGTAATAACAAAGCAGATTTTATTGAATTTAGATTCAATTAAATTGTTTTAATTGGATCGAATTTAATGAATTCTAATTTATTTTTTGGAGAGAAATAATATGATTGATGAGATGAATAATATGTTAGATCAAGAGTATGATATGGATGAACTAGAAGAAGAGGAAAATGAGGATTTTGAAAATCCTTCAGAAAATTCTGAGGAAAAATCTCAAGATTCAGAAGTAACCTCTGATGATAAAGAATCCAATGATGAATTGGATGAAGAATCTGATGAATCTGTCGAGGGGTCCGAAGATGAATTGGATGAAGACTCAGAGGGCCTACCTTTTGCTAAAGCCGAAGTTGTTCGTCTCATGAAACAGCATTTGGACAACGACAAAATGATTCGTGAAAGGGTAAAGGTTGAAATGAACCGATTCTTAGGTGAAGTCCTAGAACGAGTTTGTGCTCAATTAAATGAATATCCTTACACTACTGTTGAGTACGAAATGTTAAAAGAGTCCATTTATCCTTATCAAAATATTTCTAGAATAAATCAGGAAAAAGAAAGGATTTTAATGCACTTGGATGCTATTAAAGCTGATTGTGATGCTCTGAGTATGGATGTTAGAAGTACTCTAAAACTAAAAGATGTTAATGAAGAAGATGAACATTTTAATCGGGTTTAATTAATTATTAATCTTTTTTCTTCCTTAATTTTATTTAACTTTTAAATATTAATTTTTAATATTATTTTTATAATTAAAAAATAGTTTAGGGATTATTTAATCTACTTCGCTCTGTTCAAAAGTGGCAAATCCCGTCTTTAGCTCTTTTATTTCTTCTGGTTTCAATTCTCTTTTTGAAGCATTGGGGTGTGCGATGAAACTCTGACCAAAAGGATCTTCTAGGATTATTTCAACTATTTTATCTCCGGATCGAACTTTTTCCAAATTTTTAAGTATTAATTTGGCGTTTTTTTGAGATTCTTCCTCATCATCAAAAAGATTGAGGGCTGTTTTAACTGCTCCTTGGAACCGTTCTATAACGCCTTCCACGTTTGAGACATATCCTAAAGATTTAGGTCCAGGTTCTACCTTTAGTCCCAGTTCCGGAATACTTAAAGTTGCAGATTGAGATTTAACAACTCGGGCATTCATGCTGTCCTTTTTAACTTCTATAGAATATCGAACGGGATCCTTTTGATCCAGACATATTATGTCTGCATGGCGATAACCACATGATCCACATAATACTACTGATTCCATTATTTCTCCAAAATAAGGTATTTCTTCTGTCCGACTAGTTACTTCCATGCATTTTTCAGCATAGCATACTGGACAGTCAACTTTCATTTTTTCCAATATTCTTCTCTCCTTTAGAACTTAATAGATAATTTTAAGGGGGTTATTAATTAATTCAAGATTTATTGATATTTTTTAATTTTTTATATTAAAAATTAGGCATTGGTGTTATTTTCATCAACACCATCTTCATAGTCTTTTTGCTGTTTAAATAGTAGTCCACTTTTATCTAAATCATCAACCATTTTTCCTAAGGTCTCTATATCTGGCGCACATATTCTGTGGCTGTGAACATTGTTAGATAGCTCATAAAGCTTTTCTAGGTCTTTCTTACGTTTTGGATTTTGATTTAGCTGATCAACAAATCTTTTTGCTTCCCTAGGATCATAAACATTTACTTTCCTTTTTAAAGGCTCTCCAAAACCCGGAAGGAAATAAGAAACATCCACTATTCTTCCACCATATTTGTTTAAGACAATATTAATCTCTTCGCTTAGATCATTTACAGAATGTTTCAGAATCATTTCTTTACAAATCTCTCTTATAATGGATAACATCCTTTTAAGTGTGCATTCAATGCTTTGATTGTTAATTACTGGAACACCATGTTCATTGGCCTGTTCTACAAGGTAATCATGGATGATTCTGTTTTCTTTGAAATATTCCAAGTGTTTTCCGCCACGTTTTATTTTCATGGCTCTTTTTACGAATCTTTCTTTATGAACATCTTCATCAGCAGATAAAATGAAAAAATGTATAGATGCATCATTCTTGAACTTTTCAGTATTTACTAATCCTGGAACCAGGTGAACTCCTTCAATCACAACATCGTCAAAATCATCCACTGCTCTTTTTATAACTTTTTCAATTGCAGGAATTACCAAGGAGGCATGTGCTTCAAAACCGGCCTCAATCAAATCTTTTTTACTTTCTTTGAATTTTTCTTTATCTCTAATAGTAGTATATGCATCAAAAGAAGATTTGTGCAGTGCCGGTGCATATTCAGGTCCAATAATTCCTCTGACAATTTCTCTAATAAAGTCGGTTTCAATAAGGTGTTTTATGCCTAATTCTTTGGCCAACTCAGAAGCTACAGTAGATTTTCCGATTCCAGAAGCACTTCCAATCAAGATTACATAGGGCTTTTTCAAATTATTACTCCCCAAACTTTGATAAAATTATTTAGTATTAAATAAATAATTATTTATTACAATTACT of Methanobacteriales archaeon HGW-Methanobacteriales-1 contains these proteins:
- the nadC gene encoding nicotinate-nucleotide diphosphorylase (carboxylating) — encoded protein: MKNALRHIIKEDIGFEDITTNALISPELDARAEIVSRVGGIIAGVDVAETIFNEFGLKYSTYKSDGNLIHSGDVIMLIEGNARVLLSVERTVLNLMMRMSGIATLTAKMVARATAVNKNIIIAGTRKTTPGIQFFEKSAVKFGGGDPHRFRLDDCAMIKDNHRAMVGDITQAIKIVRKNVSFTKKIEVEVETLEDAILASKAGADIIMLDNMKTQEIEIILDELNKLELRENVIIEASGGINPDNISQYASTGVDVISMGFITHSAPSIDLSLEITYNDL